A single window of Apodemus sylvaticus chromosome 4, mApoSyl1.1, whole genome shotgun sequence DNA harbors:
- the Cfap276 gene encoding cilia- and flagella-associated protein 276 yields the protein MPHPQESFSNPALGDEDTHLGNPLASKKSPYKNPTHLAQQQDPWSRLSSTPTATSIRRDAYFFDPKIPKDDLDFRLAALYDHHTGAFKNKTEILLHQETIEDIQGTKIQFPGERFHSPSAPITSRTTIRHWINPKKESIHSIQGSIVSPHTAATNGGYSRKNDGGFFST from the exons ATGCCTCACCCGCAGGAATCTTTCTCGAACCCTGCCTTAGGCGACGAAGACACACATTTGGGAAATCCACTGGCTTCTAAG AAATCACCATATAAGAACCCAACCCACCTGGCACAGCAGCAGGATCCCTGGAGTCGGCTCAGCTCAACCCCCACGGCCACGTCCATAAGGCGAGACGCCTACTTTTTTGATCCTAAG ATACCAAAGGATGATCTGGATTTCCGCTTAGCTGCCTTGTATGACCACCACACTGGGGCATTCAAGAACAAAACTGAGATACTGTTACACCAGGAGACCATTGAGGATATCCAGGG AACCAAGATCCAGTTCCCTGGAGAACGTTTCCACTCTCCTTCAGCCCCCATTACCTCTCGGACCACCATCAGGCACTGGATCAACCCTAAGAAAGAATCCATCCATAGCATTCAGGGATCCATAG TGTCTCCTCACACAGCAGCCACCAATGGAGGTTACTCCCGGAAAAATGATGGTGGCTTCTTCTCCACCTAG